AGCGCGCCTCGCGCTCGATCCGCTCCTGGAGCCGGTCGGCCATGCGGTTGAAGGAGGAGGCCAGGGTGGCCAGGTCGGCCTCGTCGAAGGTCTCGAGGCGGGTATCGAGGCGCCCGCCGGCGATGGCCACGGCGGCCTGGGCCACGTCGCCGAGCGGACGCAGCGCCCTCCCGCTCGCCCAGCGCCCGATCACGATCCCCGCGAGGGTGATGGCGACCGAGCCAGCGGCGAGGGTGAGGGCCAGGATCCGCAGGGTGTGATCGAGCTCCTGGAGGGAGAACACCTCGAAATAGGCCGATCCGACGACCGGGATCGGGATGCCCACTCCCATCTGCAGCGAACCAGCCAGGTTGAAACGTTGACTGGCGGGCGCGCCCCCGATGACCTGGCTGCGGAGGTGGGCGGGGATGGCATCCCGACCGACAGTGAGCGAGGTGGCGAACCACCGGCCGCGGTCGTAGAGGACCGAGCGCGACCCAGGGACGGTGTCGAGGGACGCCAGGAGGGGCGGGATGTCCGGCTGGGTCGACTGCAGCGCGGCGCGCACGAGATTGGCGTTCACGTAGGCCTGGCGCAGCACGGCGGTCTGCCGCTCGTGCAGGAAGTACTGGCGGGCGGTGAAGTAGGTCAGGGTTGACAGGGCCACCGATAGGGCAAGGGCGCCAAGGGCGAAGGCGGCGGTGACCCTCGACCTGACTCCCAGTCGGCGGTGCCGCCTCGGCATCTCAGGCAACCAGCCTGTCAGGACACCAGCTTGTAGCCGAGCCCCCGCACGGTCACCACGTGACGGGG
The genomic region above belongs to Acidimicrobiales bacterium and contains:
- a CDS encoding HAMP domain-containing sensor histidine kinase, encoding MPRRHRRLGVRSRVTAAFALGALALSVALSTLTYFTARQYFLHERQTAVLRQAYVNANLVRAALQSTQPDIPPLLASLDTVPGSRSVLYDRGRWFATSLTVGRDAIPAHLRSQVIGGAPASQRFNLAGSLQMGVGIPIPVVGSAYFEVFSLQELDHTLRILALTLAAGSVAITLAGIVIGRWASGRALRPLGDVAQAAVAIAGGRLDTRLETFDEADLATLASSFNRMADRLQERIEREARFTSDVSHELRSPLTTLSTSIGVLEARRQELPDRSQQAVDLLAAELRRFQRMVTDLLEISRFDTGSAELSLDDVRVDELVQHAVQASGNGNLPVELAPEVAGLQVSVDKRRIERVVVNLVENAAVYAGGVTRLAVEATDDTVRLIVEDAGPGVPAEARARIFERFFRGSAAGRRGAGDGTG